From one Felis catus isolate Fca126 chromosome E2, F.catus_Fca126_mat1.0, whole genome shotgun sequence genomic stretch:
- the LOC101088444 gene encoding tigger transposable element-derived protein 1-like isoform X5 — translation MKTTSRLQVSGKAPLGGIGLRHSAKRDRKSITLHMKLEVLRRFEEGEKLTQIARALGLATSTVASIRVNKDKIRANSQAATPVSATQLTRCRGVVMGHMERLLSLWIEEQKRQNLPISTLLIQDKARRLFVQLQHEQGSGTQAETFGASNGWFARFKARNNVLLTDEPAVADTQAAAHYPPVLRTILEEGCYSPHQVFNVDETGLFWKRLPERMLLALEGAAGPGLKASKDHLTLLLGGNAAGDFKLKPLLVYPSENPRALKGCSKASLPVVWRSNRNDWLTPSIFQEWFTGCFCPAVESYCASHGLPHRALLLLDGAPCHPAHLGGLSAHVRVEFLPKNTSALIQPMNQGVIATFKAYYLRRTLSQLVQETTGEDRPSVQEFWRSYTVVTAVDNIAEAWAELQPATMNSAWRKLWPECVPAGTPEPDTVPQLRRSIVALARHVGLGDAAEADVASLLQAHGEPPPHSIPQDAKDGDMSGSGLPWETGNGLVSRKQEPDFTEAVVGAGTEEAGVGALSPEHLAQALSHFAAGLQVLIENDPNRERSLRVSRGVHCALARLRELHRERRRQSRAAASSGGPVVVAARESAGSLPLLQCWPSLIPRTSGLETWQSQPNSSQMELSGNPGASPGGERVLLTDMD, via the coding sequence ATGAAGACAACTTCCCGCCTGCAGGTGTCGGGGAAGGCACCCCTTGGTGGGATTGGCCTCCGCCACAGTGCCAAGCGGGACCGAAAGTCCATCACCCTGCATATGAAGTTAGAGGTGCTTCGGAGGTTTGAGGAAGGTGAGAAGTTGACTCAGATTGCCCGGGCCTTGGGGCTGGCCACCTCTACCGTCGCCTCAATCCGTGTCAACAAGGACAAGATCCGGGCCAATTCCCAGGCAGCCACACCTGTCAGTGCCACGCAGCTGACCCGCTGCCGGGGTGTGGTGATGGGCCATATGGAACGCTTGCTGAGCCTATGGATTGAGGAGCAAAAGCGGCAGAACCTGCCCATCAGCACACTGCTCATCCAGGACAAGGCACGACGGCTCTTTGTGCAGCtgcagcatgagcagggcagtGGCACTCAGGCTGAGACCTTCGGGGCCAGTAACGGCTGGTTTGCCCGATTCAAGGCTCGAAACAATGTGCTTTTGACAGATGAGCCAGCTGTGGCTGACACCCAGGCTGCTGCCCACTATCCCCCAGTGCTGCGCACCATTCTGGAGGAGGGCTGTTACTCACCACACCAAGTTTTCAACGTGGATGAGACAGGCCTGTTCTGGAAGCGGCTGCCAGAGCGCATGTTGCTGGCACTGGAGGGGGCAGCCGGGCCTGGCCTCAAGGCCTCTAAGGACCACTTGACCCTGCTGCTTGGTGGCAacgcagctggtgactttaaacTGAAGCCTCTGCTAGTGTACCCCTCGGAGAATCCACGTGCCCTCAAGGGCTGCTCCAAGGCCAGCCTTCCTGTGGTCTGGCGCTCCAACCGCAATGACTGGCTGACACCCAGCATCTTCCAGGAGTGGTTTACTGGCTGCTTCTGTCCTGCTGTAGAGAGCTACTGTGCCAGCCATGGCCTCCCACACCGTGCCCTATTGCTCCTGGATGGTGCACCCTGCCACCCTGCTCACCTGGGTGGCCTCTCAGCGCACGTGAGGGTTGAGTTCCTGCCCAAGAACACATCGGCCCTGATCCAGCCCATGAACCAGGGTGTCATTGCCACATTCAAGGCCTATTACCTGCGCCGCACGCTCAGCCAGCTGGTCCAGGAGACGACTGGTGAAGACCGACCCTCTGTGCAGGAGTTCTGGCGCAGCTATACTGTCGTGACTGCTGTGGACAATATAGCTGAAGCCTGGGCAGAGCTGCAGCCTGCCACCATGAACAGCGCCTGGAGGAAGCTCTGGCCTGAGTGTGTCCCTGCTGGCACCCCTGAGCCTGACACTGTGCCTCAGCTCCGCCGCAGCATTGTGGCACTAGCTCGGCATGTGGGCCTTGGAGATGCAGCTGAGGCTGATGTTGCCAGCCTGCTGCAGGCCCATggggagcccccaccccacagcaTCCCCCAGGATGCAAAGGATGGGGACATGAGTGGTTCTGGGCTGCCCTGGGAGACAGGGAATGGCCTGGTCTCTAGAAAACAAGAGCCAGATTTCACAGAGGCTGTGGTGGGTGCAGGCACTGAGGAAGCTGGTGTGGGTGCTCTGAGCCCTGAGCATCTCGCCCAGGCTCTGTCTCACTTTGCTGCTGGTTTACAGGTCCTCATAGAGAATGATCCAAACCGGGAGCGCAGCCTGCGGGTCTCCCGGGGTGTCCACTGTGCCCTTGCTCGCCTCCGGGAGCTACACCGGGAAAGGAGGCGACAGTCTCGGGCAGCTGCATCCTCAGGAGGCCCTGTGGTGGTGGCAGCAAGGGAGTCGGCAGGAAGCCTGCCATTGCTCCAA
- the LOC101088444 gene encoding tigger transposable element-derived protein 1-like isoform X4, giving the protein MKTTSRLQVSGKAPLGGIGLRHSAKRDRKSITLHMKLEVLRRFEEGEKLTQIARALGLATSTVASIRVNKDKIRANSQAATPVSATQLTRCRGVVMGHMERLLSLWIEEQKRQNLPISTLLIQDKARRLFVQLQHEQGSGTQAETFGASNGWFARFKARNNVLLTDEPAVADTQAAAHYPPVLRTILEEGCYSPHQVFNVDETGLFWKRLPERMLLALEGAAGPGLKASKDHLTLLLGGNAAGDFKLKPLLVYPSENPRALKGCSKASLPVVWRSNRNDWLTPSIFQEWFTGCFCPAVESYCASHGLPHRALLLLDGAPCHPAHLGGLSAHVRVEFLPKNTSALIQPMNQGVIATFKAYYLRRTLSQLVQETTGEDRPSVQEFWRSYTVVTAVDNIAEAWAELQPATMNSAWRKLWPECVPAGTPEPDTVPQLRRSIVALARHVGLGDAAEADVASLLQAHGEPPPHSIPQDAKDGDMSGSGLPWETGNGLVSRKQEPDFTEAVVGAGTEEAGVGALSPEHLAQALSHFAAGLQVLIENDPNRERSLRVSRGVHCALARLRELHRERRRQSRAAASSGGPVVVAARESAGSLPLLQCWPSLIPRTSGLETWQSQPNSSQMELSYLYPPHGARTHHPEIKSCMLLPLSQPCAPPVSGLKQHLR; this is encoded by the coding sequence ATGAAGACAACTTCCCGCCTGCAGGTGTCGGGGAAGGCACCCCTTGGTGGGATTGGCCTCCGCCACAGTGCCAAGCGGGACCGAAAGTCCATCACCCTGCATATGAAGTTAGAGGTGCTTCGGAGGTTTGAGGAAGGTGAGAAGTTGACTCAGATTGCCCGGGCCTTGGGGCTGGCCACCTCTACCGTCGCCTCAATCCGTGTCAACAAGGACAAGATCCGGGCCAATTCCCAGGCAGCCACACCTGTCAGTGCCACGCAGCTGACCCGCTGCCGGGGTGTGGTGATGGGCCATATGGAACGCTTGCTGAGCCTATGGATTGAGGAGCAAAAGCGGCAGAACCTGCCCATCAGCACACTGCTCATCCAGGACAAGGCACGACGGCTCTTTGTGCAGCtgcagcatgagcagggcagtGGCACTCAGGCTGAGACCTTCGGGGCCAGTAACGGCTGGTTTGCCCGATTCAAGGCTCGAAACAATGTGCTTTTGACAGATGAGCCAGCTGTGGCTGACACCCAGGCTGCTGCCCACTATCCCCCAGTGCTGCGCACCATTCTGGAGGAGGGCTGTTACTCACCACACCAAGTTTTCAACGTGGATGAGACAGGCCTGTTCTGGAAGCGGCTGCCAGAGCGCATGTTGCTGGCACTGGAGGGGGCAGCCGGGCCTGGCCTCAAGGCCTCTAAGGACCACTTGACCCTGCTGCTTGGTGGCAacgcagctggtgactttaaacTGAAGCCTCTGCTAGTGTACCCCTCGGAGAATCCACGTGCCCTCAAGGGCTGCTCCAAGGCCAGCCTTCCTGTGGTCTGGCGCTCCAACCGCAATGACTGGCTGACACCCAGCATCTTCCAGGAGTGGTTTACTGGCTGCTTCTGTCCTGCTGTAGAGAGCTACTGTGCCAGCCATGGCCTCCCACACCGTGCCCTATTGCTCCTGGATGGTGCACCCTGCCACCCTGCTCACCTGGGTGGCCTCTCAGCGCACGTGAGGGTTGAGTTCCTGCCCAAGAACACATCGGCCCTGATCCAGCCCATGAACCAGGGTGTCATTGCCACATTCAAGGCCTATTACCTGCGCCGCACGCTCAGCCAGCTGGTCCAGGAGACGACTGGTGAAGACCGACCCTCTGTGCAGGAGTTCTGGCGCAGCTATACTGTCGTGACTGCTGTGGACAATATAGCTGAAGCCTGGGCAGAGCTGCAGCCTGCCACCATGAACAGCGCCTGGAGGAAGCTCTGGCCTGAGTGTGTCCCTGCTGGCACCCCTGAGCCTGACACTGTGCCTCAGCTCCGCCGCAGCATTGTGGCACTAGCTCGGCATGTGGGCCTTGGAGATGCAGCTGAGGCTGATGTTGCCAGCCTGCTGCAGGCCCATggggagcccccaccccacagcaTCCCCCAGGATGCAAAGGATGGGGACATGAGTGGTTCTGGGCTGCCCTGGGAGACAGGGAATGGCCTGGTCTCTAGAAAACAAGAGCCAGATTTCACAGAGGCTGTGGTGGGTGCAGGCACTGAGGAAGCTGGTGTGGGTGCTCTGAGCCCTGAGCATCTCGCCCAGGCTCTGTCTCACTTTGCTGCTGGTTTACAGGTCCTCATAGAGAATGATCCAAACCGGGAGCGCAGCCTGCGGGTCTCCCGGGGTGTCCACTGTGCCCTTGCTCGCCTCCGGGAGCTACACCGGGAAAGGAGGCGACAGTCTCGGGCAGCTGCATCCTCAGGAGGCCCTGTGGTGGTGGCAGCAAGGGAGTCGGCAGGAAGCCTGCCATTGCTCCAA